In the Geobacter sp. FeAm09 genome, one interval contains:
- a CDS encoding YajD family HNH nuclease — translation MARPKRPVTVKLPTAAEAAARIEAMRRQTEDNTNYRTKSLKIHGPICAKCGREFDQSNLHLLTVHHKDGNHHNNPPDGSNWENLCAHCHEDEHSRDLLGDYLSK, via the coding sequence ATGGCACGCCCCAAACGACCGGTCACGGTCAAACTCCCCACGGCCGCCGAGGCTGCGGCCCGCATAGAGGCCATGCGGCGGCAGACGGAGGACAACACCAACTACCGGACAAAGTCCCTGAAGATCCACGGCCCGATCTGCGCCAAATGCGGCCGGGAGTTCGACCAGTCCAACCTGCACCTGCTCACCGTCCACCACAAGGATGGCAACCACCACAACAACCCGCCCGACGGCAGCAACTGGGAAAATCTGTGCGCCCACTGCCACGAGGACGAGCACAGCCGGGACCTGCTGGGGGATTATCTCAGCAAATAA
- a CDS encoding CAP domain-containing protein encodes MRLFCSIICLLLTLSAPAAATDRSLAVQVLEEINLARIAPHTYAGFLREFRNRFKGEYYLLSGSDTRIQAYEGVRAVDEAIRYLVRQPPLPPLTWSDGLVAAAAELAEEQGRSDATGHAGLGSYGMRQRIDRHGIWDRQIAENIGYGPTAARDMVMQLIIDDGVPDRGHRTNTFSTVFRTAGVACGPHQIFGSMCVIDFADAFRE; translated from the coding sequence ATGAGACTTTTTTGTTCTATCATCTGCCTGCTGCTGACGCTGTCCGCCCCTGCCGCGGCCACGGATCGCAGCCTGGCCGTGCAGGTGCTGGAGGAGATCAACCTGGCCCGCATCGCACCGCACACCTATGCCGGCTTTCTGCGGGAGTTCCGCAACCGGTTCAAAGGAGAATATTACCTGCTGTCGGGCAGCGACACCCGCATTCAGGCCTACGAAGGGGTCAGGGCCGTGGACGAGGCCATCAGGTACCTCGTGCGCCAGCCCCCCCTGCCGCCCCTTACCTGGTCGGATGGGCTGGTAGCGGCAGCGGCCGAACTTGCCGAGGAGCAGGGACGCTCCGACGCCACGGGCCACGCCGGCCTGGGAAGCTACGGCATGCGGCAGCGGATCGACCGGCACGGGATATGGGACCGGCAGATCGCCGAGAATATCGGCTATGGCCCCACAGCGGCCCGGGACATGGTCATGCAATTGATCATCGACGACGGGGTGCCGGACCGGGGGCACCGCACGAACACGTTCAGCACGGTTTTCAGGACCGCCGGGGTCGCCTGCGGTCCCCATCAGATTTTCGGCAGCATGTGCGTCATCGATTTCGCGGATGCGTTCAGGGAATAG